Part of the Triticum urartu cultivar G1812 chromosome 2, Tu2.1, whole genome shotgun sequence genome, ATGTTATGTTTACGCCCCCTTGGTTGCTGGGTTTGAAATTGAAAACAACTCCGTCTCCTTCTTGAAGGTTGTTCTGGGTTGCAAAGACACCCCATTGCTTGCTGAAAACCATGCGTCCACCACGATCTTGGCGGTATCCAACATTCATGTAATCTTCAGCTTCAAAACAAATTCCAACAACACCTTCTGGTAGCAAGTTCAACCCTTCAATCACCTTCCTTGGAATTTTCTACATAAAAAAAGAAGATAAACATCAGACAATAAAAACATATATAGGACAAAAAAATGAGCGAACAAAAAAAATCAGATTGAAAAAGCACATTTACCATCTGCTTGCTTACAACGTTCGTGGTTGTGAGACGGTGCACGAAAGGGCATCCAATGTACCCATCATTGTTGGTAAGAACCAAATCCAACTTTGATACTTCATCATAACTTAGAACAATGCCCTTTGTGAAAACAACTAGTGGAGCAGCTACTTCCTCATGTACATCATTTAGGGCCTCATCATCAGACCCAATGTTGATCCCACCTGCAGCAGCGCCCTGGTCTCCCGCATCCTCATCAACAATCGTGTGCTCAGCTGGGCCCCCATCATTTGCAACACGCATGCAACCAACATAGCATACATATGCCTTGGCCATGCGCCGAGATGTGTCAAAAACCACTAACTCACCACCGCCAAGATGGTAGTCCGAGACAAACTTTACCCAGTCATCGCCGCCCATCACGGTGGTCTCAGACCCGCTGAGCACATCCAACGAATACCTTCGCCCGTGAGCTCTGAAACTGAAGAATCCTCCAGCTATGTGGCTCAGACTGTCCCTTACAGTGCATGGTATGATcttcaaaaaaaaaagaaaaacaggaCAAACAGGGTTGAAAAGAATTGTTAGGAAAAAACTGCGGAGTGAAAAACACAAATAGAGACATTCAAAAAGATCATCACGAtgaaaaagtaaaaaaaaacacTGCAAATTCCTTGGCGCCATTGTTGACAAAATTTCCCCATCTTTCTACAGTGTTGTTGCCACAGTATGAGTGGCAGACCGCGCAAACCATCCTGACCATATAAAAAAATTAAGAACAAAAACATCTTATCAAAAAATACTTTTGAGTATAATAGGTATATAGAAAACATTCACGCACATGATTAATAAACACACACATGAATTTGATGCTGTATAAAAAATGCCTTCTAAACTACATAAATCAGTATGAAAAAATTCAGTAtgaaaaactatacaaaaaaattcAGTATGAAAAACCAAACAAAAAGCATCGATAGTTTGATACTGCTGAAAGATCATGTCAGTATATGAAAAACCAAGCAAAGGTAAAAAAATGGTGTCAGTACAGAAAAGTGAAAAATTATTCAACTCATACTTCTACAAAAATGTCTACACAGTGCTAGAGACGGTACCCACTGTCACTTATTGTCAACTTTCAGTTTAAACCTATCAACAGTTTCAGTTAACTGTCTACTGTCCGCTGGTGAAATTCAGAACATTTTAAATGTGATTTTGAAAATCAAAATCCAAAAAGCAAAAAGAAAAGAAGTGCTAGGTTTACTTCTTTTAACGTGATTTTAACTCAACTTCCAAGGAAAAATGTGAGTTTCATTGATTTTAACACACCACAAATATACAGACCTTCAGACCTTACTGCATTCATCTAACAGTATAAACTACTAGGCCAACACTAAGAAATGACCTTCAGACTAAAAAAAATCATCTACCGATATGTATCACAGAACAAAACATATCTGCTTCTACATATATAGACATTCAGATAGATCAAAAAATTAGGACACAGATGTAGAATactcaaaaaataaaaaggacaACATACTAACTGAAAAAACCAGATCCACCTACAATCATATAGAAAAACAGGAAAACCATGTAATCAAAACATGAATCTACTGCCTATCTAAGACACAAAAACCTAGTCAGAAACCATGTGTCAACACCCTAAAAATCTCATCCGCCCACCCAtctaaaaaagaaacaaaaacaaaCACCTACATGAATACCTAACAACCTCCCCATTCTATTCATTACATCTGCACTAACCCCTAGATCTACAACAAATGTATCAACCCCCTAATCTCATCCGCTCACCTATCtaaaagagaaaacaaaaaacaaaatcTACATCTAACCCTAACAAACCTCCCCATTCTATTCATTACATCTGCACTAACCCTAGAACTACAAACAAGAACATAAAAACAGTGGGGGGAGGAAAAACGTGGGAAGAATGCGTTACTTGAACAAAACGGGGATCTCCTCTCCACTTTCAGCTCTCCCCTTCTGTATCCCGATTCGAAGATGAACAGAGCGCTCTGGGGAAGGGAGTCAGAAGACGAACAGAGGAGCTGGGGGGAATGGAGTCAAGTCAGAATCAGGACGCTTCGGTCTCTTAAATAAAAGAGGAGAGGGGGGAGTGCAACGGGCGGGGGAGTGGAGAAAAAAAAGACAAGAAAAGCCCAACACGATACGGGCCGCGATAACCAGGAGACAACCTGTCCAGccgcaacaaagcacgaatcGCTACGCAAAAAAATCCGACGGTTCACAAAGTGAATGAGACCAAACTTGAAACTCAGTCCAACCATTTGCTACAGCACAGAAGTGCACACGCGACGCAGTCCATGTAAAACATACAGATGGGATGACGATGGATGTACGAGATGTACATGCATGGATCAGCACGAGTGCTTTGATCTTCAGATGGAAATGGCGCGTGTCCTGAGCAGCAGCAGGCCGTGCGCGACCATGCCGCAGAGGAACCCCAGCGCGGCGCTGGAGCCGACGAGCGACACGGCGGTACAGACGAGCATGACGAACGCCTCCGCCTTGGACGACATGTCCCTGGCCGCGATGGCCAGCTCCACGCCGGCGAACAGCAGCAGCACGCCCAGCAGCCCCACGGGGAACGCGGCGAGCACGCGCAGCACGGAGCCGCCGAGCGCCAGCCCCAGCGCCAGCTTCAGCCCGCCCAGCGCAGCCACGCACGCGCCGCTGCGCCCGCCGAACTTGTACTGCCCCGCCAGCCCGCCCGCGCCGTGGCAGCACGGCATGGCGCCGAACCAGCACCCCACCAGGTTCATGGCGCCCATGGTCACCGACACCGACGTCGCCGACGCCTCCTTCTTCTCCGGGAACAGGTCGCGCGTCAGCTTGCACACCGCCACCACCGAGTTGAGCACCGAGAGCGGGATCTGCGGGATCGCGCCCTTGATCAGCCCCTGCTTCCACGCCTCCCTCGGTATGCGCACCACGCGCATCCGCGACGGCCCCGCGCGCAGCTCCCTCACCGCCGCCGGGTGCCGGATGATGGCGAGGACCACGCCCAGCACGAACAGGATCACCGCCGACGGGATCGTCGCCGACCGCAAGCGCCTCCTCCAGCTACGCCAGAGGGAAGAAGAGCTATCCTCCTCCCGATCTCGTCCCACTTCTTCTTCTTGGACGGCGGTGCTGTGATCGTCGCCAGCGCCGTTGACGAGGACGACGAAGAAGATGGCGGCGATGGCGAGGGCGAGGCCGTCGAGCCCAGCCCAGGGGCGCCGACCGAGGGACTTGCTCTTCGCCAGGTCCTGCTCGTAGCGGATGTACTTGACGGCGGCCATGGCAAAGTTGAGCCCCTGGGCGAGCTGGATGCCGCGGACGACGGGGAGCGGCACGAACCAGTAGACGAGCTTCATAAGGCGGGTGACCCCGAGGACGAATACGAACGCCGAGGTGAGGATGCCGGCGGCCATCATCTCGGGGACCCCGAAGGAGGCGTCGGAGAGGGCGACGGCGGCGATGGTCTTCATGGGCTGGACGGGCATGGGGACGCCGTAGAGGAGGCCCGTGACGGCGTTGTAGACGCCGGTGAAGACGAGGGTGGTGCCGAGGTCGAGGCCGCGGGAGAGCGCCAGCGAGAGCACGATGGGGATGTACGTGCCCAGGTCGCCCATGGCGCCGTTCAGCTCCGACCACACCGACCGGAACGCCATGTTGTCGCGCGCCCGGACAAGCAGGGACATGGCGGCGCCCCTGATCGGTTTCCTGTCGCCGTCGCCGCCTTCTAGCGCCTCCGGATCCGCGGGGTTGACGGTGGTGGCCATGGCCGGTCGATCGTCCCTCCCCGGTTCCGGCCTGTCCTGTTTGACCCGATTCCTTTCTTCGCCGAGCACTTTATGCTTGTACTACTGGACTAGTGCAGTGTGTTACTGGTGTTGCTTGCCTGCTTGTTTTGTACTACTGTTTTTGTAGTGCTTGCCATGGGAGATGGGTGGCCCATTGGCGCGCCAAGAGACGACCATGGAGATCTTCCTGCCAAGCTCATGTCGCTCTGTATTGTATTGCTCCTCCAGAGTTGACCGCAACATATAATATGTACTGTGCTACGTACAAGCGCCCTCCCCTGCATACGACTATGCGAGTTCTCTTGCCTGCAGCGGCAACCGCAGGCAAGATACTAATACAAGTAACTGTCACGATATATACCTTGAGTTCTTTGACATCTGCTCAGACTTTGGAAATGGGCGACTAAAGTACTCTTTATTGCAAGATGATCGTCATATTATCTTTTACTAAAGCATCAATAATCTCTATGGGTGAAGGGAACCGCATACACCTTACTTTTACCTAGTTTGGCTAAATCATGAGCACACAATTAGCCTTTCTAGGAGCATGCTCAAAAATAATATacaaaaaatcataagcaaggtGATATATATCATCAAAAACTGTTGCCAATAGATTGAAAGAGCGACCTCCATTCTTCATTGTCTCTATCATCTCGATGTTGTCGGAGTTCACCTCTATGCGATTACATTGGCTGTAGTTGCCAAACTGAGACCAAACCGTAAAGTCGGTGCCTCGGCCATAAGCACATCTTCGCACCAATCGATTTCCTTGTTTCCtcatgcggcgaatccgccattcGAGTCTCCGATGATAGCGCCATACGAGCCCTTGAGTAAGTCTGGGTCAAAAGCCCCATCCACGATTAGCTTCACATAGTTGCTCTTTGATCTTTCCCAGCCATGTTGCTTGATCATCGCCTTTGCATCACTCGCCATAGCATAGTTAGCAACCAAAGTTCTGATTGTCATTGCTATCAACTTAGGTTCGTGGACCTTTTCATTATGCACTAACTTTCTCCTCTCCCATTATAAATACCAGGAACCAATAGTAATTGCTTCCGCTGAATCCCCAGACCAAGGACCACACATTTTTCAACTGGTTCTAGCAATAAATATTCTAGCACAGCTTCTCATCGCATGATCCACAGCTCATGCTTTATTAGTAGAAAAGCTCAAACCCAGTAGCCGCCATACTTCTTTAACTTTTGCACAAGTGAATAACAGGTGTTTGGTATCCTCCGCTCCTATACCGCATGTAGGACATTGAAAATGGGCGACTATTTGATCTCACCCTAGCGACCTTGATCTCAACCCTGCTCTCTCTCAAAAAAAAATTGAGGGGTAAAGCAGTATCCCGGCCCTACTGCTTGTAttaatttttttcatgaaaagTAAGAGTCTGATAAAtctttttttttagaaaaggaggatgacccccggcctctgcatctgggagatgcatacggccactttattgattattctcgaggaccttacaaTGTATTACAACAATGTGCCTGAATCCACCATCTTGGCAACACAtgccgctactcctatccaaaatgatgaaggggtgctagctgggccactatccaaaccactcacctaagcctaacaCAAAAGCCGGAAGCCGAAACATATTCGgaagccccagccgagccacataccgggtctgggACACAATCCGGTCAGACACACTCgtgtgtcgtcgccgccatctttcacaagtccatcttcaagtcatattgaggcttctaccttgtctggccactcagccatcgacgtcaccatgacgccagacggcaacctcctcctgcgcgagtccatctccgcgCATCAGACGCCGAGTCTCAACAACACCACGCTGCTGAGATCCGCCATCTTCAATGGGaaagatgaagcaccgctccaccagAGTCGCCGTCCTCTAGTCCCTCGAGTCCGTGTGcacctccaagaatgacgcccccATGGGGGAAAACGACACCAGAGAGCCGCCGTCATCCGATCTACTGATCTAGGGTTTTCCCCGGAGATAGCAGAGAGTGGCCTTGAACATCTCCACAACGATGCCTTCAGGAAGGGAACGGTGCAGACAGcgtcgccatcgccggccttGGCAATAGCCAATAGCAGGTTTTCACCCAGATCTGATCGAAGACCTCCATCTCTCGTGCACGGGTCGCCGCCGTCCTTGTCGGGATCTGGATGATCCCGCATGGCAGATCTCAGCACGGGGAAGCCCCCCCCACCAAGACCCGCCGGCCGAGCAGGGGAGGCCGAGGCCGCGCCCACAGGTCAGATCCGCGATGGATCcaagcccgcgccgccgccccggagTCAGCCCCGCGCACAGCCGCCACCGCCTGCCGAGGCTCGCC contains:
- the LOC125539929 gene encoding molybdate transporter 1-like, producing MATTVNPADPEALEGGDGDRKPIRGAAMSLLVRARDNMAFRSVWSELNGAMGDLGTYIPIVLSLALSRGLDLGTTLVFTGVYNAVTGLLYGVPMPVQPMKTIAAVALSDASFGVPEMMAAGILTSAFVFVLGVTRLMKLVYWFVPLPVVRGIQLAQGLNFAMAAVKYIRYEQDLAKSKSLGRRPWAGLDGLALAIAAIFFVVLVNGAGDDHSTAVQEEEVGRDREEDSSSSLWRSWRRRLRSATIPSAVILFVLGVVLAIIRHPAAVRELRAGPSRMRVVRIPREAWKQGLIKGAIPQIPLSVLNSVVAVCKLTRDLFPEKKEASATSVSVTMGAMNLVGCWFGAMPCCHGAGGLAGQYKFGGRSGACVAALGGLKLALGLALGGSVLRVLAAFPVGLLGVLLLFAGVELAIAARDMSSKAEAFVMLVCTAVSLVGSSAALGFLCGMVAHGLLLLRTRAISI